Proteins encoded in a region of the Fusarium falciforme chromosome 6, complete sequence genome:
- a CDS encoding HET domain-containing protein, producing MWLINTDTLRLESVVNPETVEYAILSHTWEEEEVSFQEFQDLGFARTRKGFAKIEMTCLFAKSQGYRYAWVDTCCIDKSSSAELSEAINSMFRWYKDAQYCYAYLSDYHQTTVDSSFGRCRWFTRGWTLQELIAPRFLTFYNRDWESLGSKIELHEVISKITRIDSDVLLGECDISTIDVVYRMSWAAGRETTRAEDIAYCLFGIFDVNLPMLYGEGEKAFLRLQEEICQRVADLTLFAWKTDADESAEIRGIFARSPNEFAYASSEGSMYRLYSGDVRVSNRGVIFDDMELLVVKGQGLFMPLNLFKEMPDSTGAQGGIFLEKLPDGYARVKTDQLFQTKLDELDELEGRWLPPEQINVISWGSAATSLASSMIHVSTSGPFSIVNVCPRRQWDPYREAFIHTAQGMVELDVDLGNGQSCPLLILFHLLGTDAVVQHDIVEKKWASWSNAMASIGKADLRQIASRELAGHFYERGQDNLGEGMWVHRPTNTPVAIHVQVEKIEDGWQVRLSRPSGHWPFN from the coding sequence ATGTGGCTCATCAATACTGATACTTTGAGGCTCGAGTCTGTGGTTAACCCCGAAACCGTCGAGTATGCCATCCTCTCTCATACctgggaggaggaagaggtctcGTTCCAAGAGTTTCAGGATCTTGGATTCGCCAGAACGAGGAAAGGATTTGCCAAGATAGAAATGACTTGCCTTTTCGCCAAGAGCCAAGGTTATCGCTACGCCTGGGTCGATACCTGCTGCATCGACAAGTCCAGCAGCGCTGAGCTgtccgaggccatcaactccatgTTTCGCTGGTACAAGGATGCGCAATACTGCTACGCATATCTCTCCGACTATCACCAAACCACCGTCGACTCAAGTTTCGGTCGTTGCAGGTGGTTTACTCGCGGATGGACGCTGCAGGAGCTCATCGCGCCCAGGTTTCTTACTTTTTACAACCGAGATTGGGAGTCTCTCGGCTCGAAAATTGAACTTCACGAGGTTATCTCCAAGATTACAAGAATCGATTCAGACGTTCTTCTGGGCGAATGTGATATCAGCACAATTGACGTCGTCTATCGTATGTCGTGGGCGGCGGGGAGGGAGACCACAAGAGCCGAAGACATCGCGTATTGCCTGTTTGGCATCTTTGATGTCAACCTACCGATGCTCTacggagaaggagaaaaGGCCTTTTTGAGATTGCAGGAAGAGATCTGCCAACGTGTCGCCGACCTCACCCTGTTCGCCTGGAAAACCGACGCCGATGAAAGTGCCGAGATTCGGGGCATATTCGCGCGCAGCCCCAACGAGTTCGCGTACGCTTCGTCTGAAGGCTCCATGTACAGGCTTTACTCTGGAGATGTGCGGGTGTCGAACCGGGGTGTCATCTTTGACGATATGGAGCTCCTGGTTGTCAAGGGACAAGGGCTTTTTATGCCCCTGAACCTTTTCAAAGAGATGCCGGATTCGACCGGCGCCCAGGGGGGGATATTTCTCGAGAAACTTCCAGACGGCTATGCCAGAGTCAAGACCGACCAGCTGTTCCAGACTAAGCTTGACGAGCTTGACGAGCTTGAAGGAAGATGGCTGCCCCCAGAACAGATCAACGTCATTTCCTGGGGGAGTGCAGCCACAAGTCTGGCCTCGTCTATGATTCATGTGTCCACTTCGGGCCCCTTCAGCATAGTCAATGTCTGCCCAAGAAGACAATGGGACCCATACAGAGAGGCATTTATACATACGGCGCAGGGCATGGTAGAGCTGGATGTGGACTTGGGCAATGGCCAGTCCTGCCCCCTCTTGATCCTCTTCCACCTTCTGGGAACCGACGCCGTGGTGCAGCATGACATTGTCGAGAAGAAATGGGCAAGCTGGTCAAACGCCATGGCTAGCATTGGGAAGGCTGATCTCCGTCAAATTGCGAGCAGGGAACTGGCTGGCCATTTCTACGAACGAGGGCAGGACAATCTGGGAGAAGGTATGTGGGTGCATCGTCCAACCAACACTCCGGTTGCTATCCATGTGCAAGTCGAAAAGATTGAAGATGGTTGGCAAGTTCGGCTGTCTCGACCAAGCGGCCATTGGCCCTTCAACTAG
- a CDS encoding Glutamine--tRNA ligase, with translation MSDPVAEVTEGTVKLVLDEVTGEQVTRNELKKRTQKRAKKAAAQAAREQKAKDPKPAAAPKPKAQEPTQLDPDAMFKQGFLSDVYKERPVKPVVTRFPPEPNGYLHLGHAKAIAIDFGFARFHGGKTILRYDDTNPDEEEEVYFEWILKIIKWLGFTPADITYSSDNFQKLFDLAKELIKKEKAYVCHCNEAEIKLQRGGKDGKEGPRYRCKHAEQDVETNLQKFQDMHDGKYEPMAAFLRMKQDITSGNPQMWDLAAYRIPKKQKPHHRAPEWKIFPTYDFTHCLCDSFEGITHSLCTTEFILSRESYEWLNKTLEVYEPMQREFGRLNVSGTIMSKRALKKLVEGGIVRGWDDPRLYTLIAIRRRGIPPGALLSFVNELGVTTAKTLIQITRFEQSVRRYLENTVPRLMLVLDPVAVTIEDLEETQELDVPYSPKDPKFGNHKVRLTKTVYIDRSDFREEDIKGYFRLAPGKTVGLLNAPHPIKATSFEKDESGKVTSIKAVFDKESKPKTYIQWVPDGSIKLEVRVHSPLFKSDDPTSVEGGFLNDINPNSEVVYTDALIEEGFNEVRQRAPWPVTAGETSEDSGPETVRFQAMRVAYFAMDSDSTDDKIVLNRIVSLKEDSGKN, from the exons ATGTCGGACCCAGTCGCTGAGGTGACCGAGGGCACTGTCAAGCTGGTCCTTGACGAGGTGACGGGAGAGCAGGTCACGAGGaatgagctgaagaagcgcACTCAGAAGCGAGCCAAGAAGGCAGCTGCCCAGGCCGCGCGGGAGCAGAAGGCGAAGGATCCCAAGCCCGCTGCcgcccccaagcccaaggcccaGGAGCCCACCCAGCTGGATCCCGATGCCATGTTCAAGCAGGGCTTCCTCTCCGACGTCTACAAGGAGCGACCTGTCAAGCCTGTCGTCACCCGATTCCCTCCCGAGCCGAACGGATATCTTCATCTGGGTCATGCCAAGGCCATTGCCATTGACTTTGGCTTTGCGCGTTTCCACGGTGGCAAGACG ATTCTTAG ATACGACGATACGAACCccgacgaagaggaggaagtctACTTTGAATGGATCCTGAAGATTATCAAGTGGCTGG GCTTCACTCCCGCCGACATCACTTACTCGAGTGACAACTTCCAGAAGCTGTTCGACCTTGCCaaggagctcatcaagaaggagaaggcttATGTCTGCCACTGCAACGAGGCTGAGATCAAGCTCCAGCGTGGAGGAAAGGATGGCAAGGAGGGCCCTCGGTACCGATGCAAGCACGCCGAGCAGGACGTCGAGACGAACCTCCAGAAGTTCCAGGACATGCATGACGGCAAATACGAGCCCATGGCCGCGTTCCTCCGCATGAAGCAGGACATCACCAGCGGAAACCCTCAGATGTGGGATCTTGCCGCGTACCGGATacccaagaagcagaagcctcACCACCGAGCTCCCGAGTGGAAGATCTTCCCTACCTATGACTTCACACACTGCCTTTGCGACAGCTTCGAGGGCATTACCCACAGTCTTTGCACTACAGAGTTCATTCTGTCCCGAGAGAGCTATGAGTGGTTGAACAAGACACTTGAGGTGTACGAGCCTATGCAGCGCGAGTTTG GCCGACTCAACGTTAGCGGAACCATCATGAGCAAGCGAGCACTGAAGAAGTTGGTCGAGGGTGGTATTGTCCGAGGCTGGGACGACCCTCGCCTCTACACTCTGATTGCCATTCGACGTAGAGGTATCCCCCCTGGTGCCCTCTTGTCCTTTGTCAACGAGCTTGGTGTCACCACTGCCAAGACCCTCATCCAGATCACCCGATTTGAGCAGAGTGTTCGCCGTTACCTTGAAAACACGGTGCCCCGTCTGATGCTTGTCCTGGACCCTGTCGCCGTCACCATCGAAGACCTTGAGGAGACCCAGGAGCTCGATGTTCCTTACTCCCCCAAGGACCCCAAGTTTGGCAACCACAAGGTCCGCCTGACAAAGACTGTCTACATCGACCGATCCGATTTCCGCGAGGAGGACATCAAGGGCTACTTCCGGTTGGCCCCTGGAAAGACTGTCGGTCTCCTCAACGCCCCCCACCCGATCAAGGCCACATCCTTCGAGAAGGACGAGTCGGGCAAGGTTACCAGCATCAAGGCTGTGTTCGACAAGGAGAGCAAGCCCAAGACATACATCCAGTGGGTGCCCGATGGCTCCATAAAGCTGGAGGTTCGAGTGCACAGCCCTCTCTTCAAGTCGGATGACCCGACCAGCGTTGAGGGTGGCTTCCTGAACGACATCAACCCCAACAGCGAGGTTGTCTACACTGATGCTCTGATCGAGGAGGGATTCAACGAGGTTCGCCAGAGGGCTCCCTGGCCTGTTACCGCAGGTGAAACGAGCGAAGATAGCGGACCGGAAACCGTCCGATTCCAGGCCATGCGTGTTGCTTACTTT GCTATGGACTCGGACAGCACAGACGACAAGATTGTGCTGAACCGTATTGTATCACTGAAGGAGGATTCGGGAAAGAACTAG